A DNA window from Vigna angularis cultivar LongXiaoDou No.4 chromosome 1, ASM1680809v1, whole genome shotgun sequence contains the following coding sequences:
- the LOC108324649 gene encoding LOW QUALITY PROTEIN: uncharacterized protein LOC108324649 (The sequence of the model RefSeq protein was modified relative to this genomic sequence to represent the inferred CDS: deleted 1 base in 1 codon; substituted 1 base at 1 genomic stop codon), with protein sequence MLSNSIIASSLFSPSPCPLIGPHKFCSSFKTILKQSHAFLHRNPLLPNHLNLSSKRSLSSVCFFNAGEKESGLEWPILRRWEVPWEWQTVSLTSLACGLGFVLTGLTEAVALPYLGIKPDVLSLEDKAEILLLDQGMTTAVVLGIIYSVANSFQPLPEDFFKYDLREPFNLQKGWLLWAGVGLVGSIIATALTGVAVSSFSGETPQREYXNTDALVRLLPLIGSSNLNTTCLVGITGVLAPLLEETVFRVFFMTSLTKWVPTPVAVIISATVFALAHLTPGEFPQLFVLGTALGFSYAQTHNLLTPITIHAFWNSGVILFLTFLQLQGYDIRELLQVT encoded by the exons ATGCTTTCAAATTCAATAATTGCTTCTTCTCTGTTTTCACCATCACCTTGCCCCCTCATCGGTCCCCACAAGTTTTGTTCTTCCTTCAAAACCATCTTAAAACAAAGCCACGCATTTCTCCACAGAAACCCCCTTCTCCCCAACCACTTGAATTTGAGTTCCAAAAGGTCCCTTTCTTCGGTTTGCTTCTTCAACGCTGGAGAAAAG GAATCGGGATTGGAATGGCCTATTCTCAGGCGATGGGAGGTGCCTTGGGAATGGCAAACAGTTTCATTGACTTCTCTTGCTTGTGGATTAGG TTTTGTGTTGACAGGTTTGACTGAAGCAGTTGCTCTCCCATATCTTGGGATCAAACCTGATGTGCTAAGTTTAGAAGACAAGGCAGAGATACTTTTGTTGGATCAGGG TATGACCACTGCTGTTGTACTTGGAATAATTTATAGTGTTGCCAACAGTTTCCAGCCACTTCCTGAAGACTTCTTCAAATACG ATTTGAGGGAGCCTTTCAATCTTCAGAAGGGTTGGCTTTTATGGGCTGGAGTTGGACTTGTTGGTTCCATAATTGCCACTGCATTGACCGGAGTTGCTGTGTCTTCCTTCAGTGGAGAAACCCCACAAAGAGAG TATTGAAACACTGATGCTCTTGTTCGC TTGCTTCCGTTAATTGGATCTTCAAATCTCAA TACTACGTGCTTAGTGGGCATCACAGGTGTTCTTGCTCCACTCCTTGAGGAGACTGTATTTCGAGTATTCTTTATGACTTCTCTGACCAAGTG GGTTCCTACACCAGTTGCTGTTATCATTAGCGCCACTGTGTTTGCCCTTGCACATCTCACACCAGGAGAATTTCCACAGCTGTTTGTTCTCG GGACTGCTTTGGGGTTTTCATATGCTCAAACTCACAACCTTCTCACTCCCATCACTATTCATGCCTTTTGGAACTCAGGAGTGATATTATTTCTTACTTTTCTGCAG CTTCAAGGGTACGATATCAGAGAATTGTTGCAGGTAACTTGA